A stretch of Bacillota bacterium DNA encodes these proteins:
- a CDS encoding pseudouridine synthase yields MAPERLQNVLSGAGLASRRRAAAIIREGRVAVNGITVSEPGYRVEGGDVVTLDGEPVGARENTIYLLLHKPVGYVSTVRDPQGRKTVMDLVFGVSQRVYPVGRLDLDSSGLILMTNDGDLAASLAHPRYQVSKTYRVRVIGVPSSRALACLREGVSLEDGVTAPAEIRLAGRWAKGAEMEFVLREGKKRQVRRMCQAVGHPVSALCRTALGPLELGDLAPGAWRPLGPAEIRALKQAPRRWRSERGPGGRGHAR; encoded by the coding sequence ATGGCCCCGGAGCGGCTCCAGAACGTCCTTAGTGGCGCAGGTTTGGCCTCCCGGCGACGAGCTGCCGCCATAATCCGGGAGGGCCGGGTGGCAGTAAATGGCATCACCGTCAGCGAGCCCGGGTACCGGGTTGAGGGTGGGGACGTAGTCACCCTGGATGGCGAACCGGTTGGAGCCAGGGAAAACACCATATACCTTCTTCTGCACAAGCCGGTGGGCTACGTCAGCACAGTCCGGGACCCGCAGGGACGGAAGACGGTGATGGACCTGGTTTTTGGGGTGTCCCAGCGGGTCTATCCTGTGGGCCGGCTTGACCTTGACTCCTCAGGGCTCATTCTCATGACCAACGATGGTGACCTCGCGGCCAGTCTTGCTCACCCCAGGTACCAGGTGAGCAAGACCTACAGGGTGCGAGTCATTGGCGTGCCGTCGTCCCGGGCTCTGGCCTGCCTCAGGGAGGGCGTGTCCCTGGAGGATGGCGTCACCGCACCCGCCGAGATCCGCCTTGCCGGCCGCTGGGCCAAAGGGGCCGAGATGGAGTTCGTTCTGCGGGAGGGGAAGAAACGCCAAGTGAGACGCATGTGCCAGGCTGTGGGACACCCGGTCTCAGCGCTGTGCCGCACAGCCCTGGGCCCCCTGGAGCTGGGGGACCTGGCGCCGGGAGCCTGGCGGCCGTTAGGACCGGCAGAGATCAGGGCGCTGAAACAGGCGCCAAGGAGGTGGAGAAGTGAGAGAGGCCCTGGTGGTCGTGGACATGCTCGCTGA
- a CDS encoding calcium/sodium antiporter yields MLSLDLALFAVGVIVVIKGADYFTDGAICLARVTGISEVIIGATVVSLATTLPEFSVSTYAALKGHTDMAAGNALGSVLFNTGLIFGGSVLARGFLTDRRLFRQEGGFMLGAAVLTLAMGLDGTITRGEGGILLAVFVLYMAVATFNAVAQSRASEVAAGDDSWAKPALRGSTGLFVLGGLMVAFGSRLLVNSGISIAVTLGVSEMFLGLTLVAAGTSLPELVTAVVALAKGHQALSVGNILGANFLNLTWVMGMAAVVRGVPFSTVTTGLDLPAVLVSLVMLLWFARTTERLDRWEGGVLLGTYVLYVAYRGISLL; encoded by the coding sequence ATGCTCTCGCTTGACCTTGCCCTGTTCGCGGTTGGGGTCATAGTCGTGATCAAAGGGGCGGACTACTTCACGGATGGAGCCATCTGTCTTGCCAGGGTGACCGGTATCTCGGAGGTTATCATCGGCGCCACCGTGGTAAGCTTGGCCACGACCCTCCCGGAGTTCTCCGTGTCCACGTACGCTGCCCTGAAGGGCCACACCGACATGGCCGCCGGCAACGCCCTGGGTTCCGTGTTGTTCAACACAGGACTCATATTCGGCGGTAGCGTCCTGGCCAGGGGTTTCCTCACGGACCGGAGGCTTTTTAGGCAAGAGGGTGGGTTCATGCTGGGCGCGGCAGTGCTTACCCTGGCCATGGGGCTGGACGGTACGATTACCAGGGGGGAGGGCGGGATCTTACTGGCTGTGTTCGTCCTGTACATGGCGGTGGCCACCTTCAATGCCGTGGCCCAGAGTCGTGCCTCGGAGGTAGCAGCTGGGGATGACAGCTGGGCCAAGCCCGCGCTGCGCGGGAGCACAGGGCTCTTTGTCTTGGGGGGACTCATGGTGGCGTTTGGCAGCCGTCTCCTGGTTAATTCGGGGATTAGCATAGCCGTTACCCTGGGCGTGTCCGAGATGTTCCTGGGTCTTACCCTTGTCGCTGCGGGTACGTCCCTCCCGGAGCTGGTCACGGCTGTGGTGGCCCTGGCAAAGGGGCACCAGGCTCTCTCGGTAGGCAACATATTGGGGGCGAACTTCTTGAACCTTACGTGGGTCATGGGAATGGCCGCGGTCGTCCGGGGGGTTCCCTTCTCCACCGTCACTACTGGTCTTGATCTCCCGGCCGTGCTTGTCTCCTTGGTGATGTTGCTTTGGTTTGCCAGGACCACTGAGAGGTTGGACAGGTGGGAGGGCGGGGTTCTCCTTGGCACCTATGTGCTGTATGTGGCCTACAGGGGCATTTCCCTCCTGTGA
- a CDS encoding isochorismatase family cysteine hydrolase, whose protein sequence is MREALVVVDMLADFLDPTGTLYCGDAARGIIPAVHEAVEKARARGIPVLYVADTHDPDDPEFQVFPPHCVAGTWGSGVIPEILPQEGEPVIAKRRFSGFYGTDLDLRLRERGIDSLVLVGVCTNICVLYTAADARMRNYGVTVPRDSVASFDPEAGGFALGQMEKVLGVQVVSSW, encoded by the coding sequence GTGAGAGAGGCCCTGGTGGTCGTGGACATGCTCGCTGATTTTTTGGATCCCACAGGCACTCTGTACTGTGGAGACGCGGCCAGGGGCATCATCCCAGCGGTCCACGAGGCCGTGGAGAAGGCCCGGGCGCGGGGCATACCTGTGCTTTATGTGGCGGACACCCATGATCCGGATGACCCGGAGTTCCAGGTGTTCCCGCCCCACTGTGTTGCCGGGACTTGGGGATCCGGGGTCATACCCGAGATACTCCCCCAAGAGGGCGAACCCGTTATAGCAAAGAGGCGCTTCAGCGGTTTCTACGGGACCGACCTGGACCTCCGTCTCCGGGAGAGGGGCATCGACTCCCTGGTGCTTGTGGGAGTCTGCACCAACATATGTGTGCTGTATACAGCCGCGGATGCCCGCATGCGCAACTATGGCGTCACAGTGCCCAGGGATTCCGTGGCCTCCTTTGACCCGGAGGCAGGGGGGTTTGCCCTGGGGCAGATGGAGAAGGTCCTAGGTGTCCAGGTGGTATCCTCCTGGTGA